The region CGGGAGCCACGGGAATCAACCCTTGGGCGGTCATTTCCTGAATTTCAAAGTGAAGGTGCGGTCCTGTGGAGTAGCCTGTACTTCCCACAAGGCCAATGACTTCCCCCTGGTTCACCCATTGACCCGGATTGACAAAAATCTGTGAGAGATGGGCATAGAGGGTTTGGTGCTCCTCTGGTGGGTGTTGCAAAATGACGGTGAGGCCATAGCCCCCTAGCCAGTTGGACTCAACCACGCGGCCATCAAAAACTGCTAGCACTGGTGTCCCTTGGGGAGCGCCCAAATCTGTTCCCGAATGGAAGCGGCGATCGCCAAAAATGGGATGGATGCGCCAGCCGAAGGTTGAGGTAATGGGCACCGGGAACGGCAAGGGAAAGAGCATTTGGCGGCGGTTGACGGTCAGCCAACGCAAGGGATTCGCTCCTGGAAAGGGCTGACGGACATAGGCGGGTGCAGTCGTTTGGGCAGATGGCAAAACATTTTTTGGCTGGGCGGCAACCACAGGGCGACGGAAGGCTGGAGCAGAGGGTTGGCGGGGGGCAGTGGGGGTGGGGAGGTGTGGAGTACCTTGGGCTTGGCAAATGTTGTTGGGAATGCTCTCCCTAACGATCGCTTGACAGCCTGTGGAGCGTTCTTGGATGACAACGGGAATAGAGCGGGCGGGCCTCAGGTGTTCGAGGGGTTCACTACCAGGGGGTGGATCCACGGGTTCTGTGGAGAATACAAGAGGCGCACTATCCACTGGTTGAACAGGATTCACAGGGATCGGTGCAGCCACTTCTGGCTCGACTGGAACAGTTTCGGCAAGACTCTGGCGAGTTCCCCAACTCACTGTCAATAGACTCAGTGTCAGCCCAAGGGTAATGACGCGCTGCTCGATCATGACTTCCCCCATCACACGCATTCCTTCAAATTCTAGGCGCAAGCTTGGGGAATGACAATCTTCTAGCGATCGCGAATTTTCATGTAGGTTTGAATCACTTTGAGCACCATCGGCCCAGCCACAGACCCCCCACCCCCACCGGAGTTTTCAGCAAAGGCGACAACGACAATTTCAGGGTTGTCTGCAGGGGCGTAGGCACCAAACCAGG is a window of Thermosynechococcus vestitus BP-1 DNA encoding:
- a CDS encoding M23 family metallopeptidase — its product is MIEQRVITLGLTLSLLTVSWGTRQSLAETVPVEPEVAAPIPVNPVQPVDSAPLVFSTEPVDPPPGSEPLEHLRPARSIPVVIQERSTGCQAIVRESIPNNICQAQGTPHLPTPTAPRQPSAPAFRRPVVAAQPKNVLPSAQTTAPAYVRQPFPGANPLRWLTVNRRQMLFPLPFPVPITSTFGWRIHPIFGDRRFHSGTDLGAPQGTPVLAVFDGRVVESNWLGGYGLTVILQHPPEEHQTLYAHLSQIFVNPGQWVNQGEVIGLVGSTGYSTGPHLHFEIQEMTAQGLIPVAPEVRLELALAQLKQAIARARQQSNRT